Proteins co-encoded in one Amaranthus tricolor cultivar Red isolate AtriRed21 chromosome 7, ASM2621246v1, whole genome shotgun sequence genomic window:
- the LOC130818869 gene encoding uncharacterized protein LOC130818869, with protein sequence MLLKAADKLPLIGRVHRLAFGQSSFFVSSFKQVKCKREALAVELNDRLLEKTNAMTERVVDSVMERICDTMEERTLDYEKFSRRVAFSILGAAFFGDGFFDWSKANAYEDLLMKIAKDACFWASYNVPPFWKRSYWKYQRLCTKQKALTQDIVLQCLLNYKLLCQPNCYDNSKLIGGKAASSMTYSMNPSSQELCCNLNQRDEHCAYVMGMMFHGYLTTAGLISNILARLSMHPEIQEKEDVRCPHN encoded by the exons ATGCTCTTGAAGGCTGCTGATAAATTGCCTTTGATAGGGCGGGTGCACCGTTTGGCCTTTGGGCAGTCAAGCTTCTTTGTATCTTCATTTAAACAG GTCAAATGTAAAAGAGAAGCTTTGGCTGTGGAGTTAAATGACAGGTTGCTTGAGAAAACAAATGCAATGACTGAAAGAGTTGTAGATTCTGTAATGGAAAGAATATGTGACACCATGGAAGAGAGAACCCTTGATTACGAGAAGTTTTCTCGACGCGTTGCCTTCTCCATATTAGGAGCCGCATTTTTTGGTGATGGGTTCTTTGATTGGTCCAAGGCTAATGCTTATGAGGATCTCCTGATGAAGATTGCAAAAGATGCTTGCTTTTGGGCTTCATATAATGTTCCTCCATTCTGGAAAAGAAGTTACTGGAAATATCAGCGTTTATGCACAAAGCAGAAAGCCTTAACTCAAGATATTGTTTTACAGTGCCTGCTGAACTACAAGCTGTTGTGCCAACCCAACTGTTACGACAATTCTAAACTAATAGGTGGGAAAGCTGCATCTAGTATGACTTATTCAATGAATCCTAGCTCACAGGAGCTTTGTTGTAATCTGAATCAACGGGATGAACACTGTGCATACGTCATGGGAATGATGTTTCATGGTTACCTAACGACTGCTGGTTTGATTAGTAACATTCTGGCCAGACTTTCAATGCATCCTGAGATACAGGAAAAG GAAGATGTACGTTGTCCACATAACTGA